A segment of the Eleutherodactylus coqui strain aEleCoq1 chromosome 6, aEleCoq1.hap1, whole genome shotgun sequence genome:
gccaaacaatgataAGATAACTTGTATCCAGAGAAAATGACAGCAAATCAGGCGCATAAGTATAATCCTTCTTTATTCCTTCATTACTGCGACGTTTTGACCCActctgggtctttgtcaagctttgtaaagcttgacaaagaccccgagtGGGTCGAAACATCACAATGAGGGAGGAATAAAGAAGGATTATACTTATGCGCCTGATATGCTGTCACTTTTTGTGGATACAGTGGATTATGCATATACGTCTTGGGCTCTAATGCTATTGAAGCATATGCCAAAGGAGTGCTGTGGACTAATTATATTGGATAAGATAACTTGTGACAGAAATCTTAAGGTGAGAATGGAAACTAATTGTATTTTTAGATTTTTGCTGCCAGCATGAAAATCTAACGTCTTCTGCACAAGGGGACACATTTATTGTACAGTTTACAGTGGTAAACGTGTGACTTTTTTCGGAACTTGCCAAATTTGGAAAGTGAATAGAAAAGTGGCCATTAATCAAAAATAGGTGACACCTGGTGCTAATCTACGCCTGCATTTTAAAGAGAGTCTGTTTCCACTGAGTTTTTAAGACTGAGAGGAAGGTAAAGTTGGCTCTGCTTTTCTTATAATTGTGTCAATGTTGATGCTGCTATTCTATAATGACCACTGTCACACATGCCTTCAGAAAACGCCACTCGGAATAGTGGCATTTTATCATGATTTAGAGTGGCGTTTTTGACCGCATGTTACAGCATTTCATGGCGTTTTTTGATGCACTCCATCAGagcgatgaggtgtgttaaaaaatgcaaataagcaaAAAATAGAAGAGAGGGTGCGTTAGAAACGCCACATTTGAGCTCTGCTTTGctctcattgaaaccaatggcaGCGTGTTCTACTGTGCCTAGCGCAGCGCGTTAATCATAATAAAAAGTGTGGTTTTAAACGTGGTGGTTTACAGCATTTTCGAATAGCGTTTTCAAACGTGTTCGACAGCATTTTAAACACACACCATCATTACAATGTGTGATGAGGTGcggtaaaaaaaattgctgaaatgcactaatagagcagacagcatttgAACGCTCGTCTGCGAagcaccattgaaagcattggaggcattttacagcatttttaatgGGCGCTTGAAACgccgcgctaaacgctgtaaaaaacgctcgtgtgagagcggcctaattcAGAGAATTGTCTTGTGTAATCTTAAAGGCTATGTCCAACTTCTCaaccagaattttttttattgccgCGATGCATTTAAAATGAAGCATAAAGCAAATTTGCAATAGGTCTTTATTAAAAATGCCCTAATAAATGTCCTAATTCTACAGCTTTTATGCAGACTTGATGATAAAAGACCCGTCTTGTCGAGTCTGATCCTGTAGGTGAGCTCCAGCATTTGTTCCCAGTTTTGTGCTAACCATACATTCAGTGGGTTAAGAAGAGTTCAGCTCCTTTTACAGGAGATGACAGTTGAGcacttaagcgcctgacagttgtcacAATAATTATGGCTCCTGTGCCTGCCACCATGgagagtgaacaggcagttgttcatagatgaagtttacacgggccgatcatcatttgatttttatgcctacagaagCTCAACGCTGAATGCTAAGCAAATGAATAATCGTCCGTCGTCCAACACTGGTAGTGTTTACACTTGaataattatcgttcagtttcgcaTGATCCGACGATAAACTGAATGAtagcgttccatgtaaaaggagacAAGTAGAAGGGAAGATGCAGGATCAGACTCTacagggtttgtttgttgtcTTTTATCCTGGAGGCGCATAGTTCTGCATAACAAAACAACAAGAAATGTGTAATTAAAATCCACTACAAAGTTGCCTTATGTTTCATTTTAGAGTATTGgtgcaattaaaaaataaatttggttACAAAGATAGTCTTGGTGTATggctagattaaccccttagtagcaaagcctgtttgcgccttaatgaccaactaatgtttcctttttttcattgtcacattccaGGAgttataactttgtaatttttccatcgacatagccatatgagagtttgttttttgcaggacaagttgtattttctaatggcatcatttttgggtacatacaatgtAATGTATAACTTTCATTAAGTTTTTTAAGGGAGATTGGAAAAAAATTCTGtcatttggatttcatttttgcagcgttcagtgtgcaaaataaatatagtgttaagtttttttttatgttttgctttttttgtacacaaaaaaacaaactttttaaaataagatttgcttttgttttgCCGCCAAGAGCCATAGCACTTTTAGTTTTCGATCAACAAAGCTCTGTAAAGGTTAGTTTTTTGCAAGAGTAATTCCAGTCttcattttttcagtttttgagaacatgtaacattttgattgctttttattccatttttttggaagcaagattaacaaaatctgcaattctggatgtttttttttaaattttttaatggcattcatAGTGCTgtataaatgatatgttaaattaattctgcagtctGGTACGATTACacaaataccaaatttatatactttcttttttttagactattttcttttttattttttggggtttatcgctgcattcaaagacccctaacatttttctgcTTTTGTTAACGGTGTTTTGtgaattggttttttttttgcaggaagatttgtactttttaatggtactatttgttGATCTAtgcaacgttttgatcactttctattctgttttttgtaaggcaagatagGCATAATTAGCTAATTTAGCCATGTCTTTTGTATTTTCATGGCAtgcactgtgtgggttaaataatgtactaaactTTTTTATCTGCATCACAGaaggcaatcacagaaaatggccgttacttactgactgaagaatgcatatagatgcatcctcctctcaccatgcaggtagctgactaccaaatggaggagcaaataacacctgtgcaggatgccgataagacaaccactcacactgctcttgataatgaggggggtggctgcttggcgtacactcccacacatagtggatacagggtgccagaccattcagatatatgtagttcaccatgcagaccagcaacctattaatgacgccatgataatacggcgggttgccctgcatttccatcagtgaaccacattggtactgacaccctgggctccccctggagtcttaatgccacactgcatgtgcatgatagataataaatgcaaggcattggttgaatgttggccaagatacatgagcccactcaccacgtcacggttccttgcgttgtagtgggtccctacactaatataaatgcattcgtttttaaactttttaatctGGGTTATTACAAACGCAGCGAAACCTCATAtgtgattatttattttttatttgttttttacatagtaaagggggaaaGGCAGGGTtttgatgtatttatttttattatttttaaactttttatttttgtcccactggggaacttgattatcagcatcttttatcattcttctaatacactactatacttcagtatagtagtgcattagaaagccaaAGGCTGAACCTCAGAGACCAGTGTAGCTGGCGAACCCGGAGGCTATATTTAAGCCTCCAAGTGCCATAGCATCACTCCAGCCTCCACAATCAGATTGTGggggtctgatgggtgacagaaggagctccCTCCTTCTGTCTGCCTTTTACATGCTACAGTTGCACTGACTGCGTCATGTAAAGGGTAAAATAGCAGGAATTAAAAGTCTCTTCGGTCCCCACTACTAGAGCAAGTGCCCGTCTGTCTTTTGactgtgttgcagaaaaaaagccCCTTAACAGCtgatgtaaaaaaatgtttggtGGTCATTTGGGGTCATTATAGATCCATTGGGATTGTGTGTGCAGTCATATCGCATCTTCTATATATTATCTATTTAATAGTGTATCTGATGGAACATACCACAATTTTTTATCTCACTGTGTTCAGATGTCTGTGATGGAAAGACTTCCATGTCCAAGAATCATATAATAATGGGTGCCAAATTACAGATCTGCAATACTTTCATGTGCATGAGACCTAAGGCCATGTTAAGATTTACATGGGTATATATAATTCATTTTAGGAATATTTGATAAACTATAATATTACAATTACTGCTTATTACTGCtatttcattctttttttccaGGTTAGGTGAATGATGAGTAATAATAGTTTAGTGATGGAGTTCATTCTCCTCGGGTTTCCATCTCTGATCTCTGTGCAAAtgatattattttttgtttttcttatattTTATATGTTGACTCTTAGTGGAAATTTCTTGATCCTCCTTGTAACTTTGGCCACTAAGCTTCTTCATACTCCAATGTATTTTTTCCTCTGTAACTTATCTGTTCTTGAGATTCTCTACACATCCGTCACCACTCCAAAAATGCTTTTCAATTTCATACTGAAGACCACCTCCATTACATTCAATGACTGTGTGGCACAAATGTATTTTTTCATTGCGCTTGGCAGCATAGAGTGCACGTTACTTGCCGTCATGGCTTATGACCGATATGTTGCCATATGTAATCCATTACAATATGTCTTGGTTATGAACACTACAACATGCATAGCATTAGTTTGTGGCTCATGGATCAGTGGCTTCCTCAATTCCATGGTTCACACTGTTTCTACCTTCCAGCTACATTTCTGCTCCTCCAACAGGATAAACCAGTTCTTCTGTGACATCCCACCATTGCTGAAGTTGGCTTGTGGCAATACGTTGCCCAGTGAGGTTGTtcttttca
Coding sequences within it:
- the LOC136571737 gene encoding olfactory receptor 5V1-like; this translates as MSNNSLVMEFILLGFPSLISVQMILFFVFLIFYMLTLSGNFLILLVTLATKLLHTPMYFFLCNLSVLEILYTSVTTPKMLFNFILKTTSITFNDCVAQMYFFIALGSIECTLLAVMAYDRYVAICNPLQYVLVMNTTTCIALVCGSWISGFLNSMVHTVSTFQLHFCSSNRINQFFCDIPPLLKLACGNTLPSEVVLFIVGGAYGFGSFLSTVISYIHIIRTILEIKSTEGRKKAFSTCTSHLTVVTLFYGTSFSAYLKPTSKYSSEEGKLVPVFYSVITPMLNPIIYTLRNKEFKTAVKKIMRLRF